The nucleotide window TCAATGACAAACGTACACAATGAGTCATCAGTTACAATACGTATCAAGTATACTGCATGCATCGCAACCCTACACATGACCCACTCCTGTTCAAAGGCAATTAGTTTGTCGGCAGCGGTTGATTTCTTGAAAGACGAATGAAATATCTTGTCCCTACTGAATGTCATTGAGGGAGATTTTTTGGCCAGCAGACTAAAAATAACCCCGGCATACAATATATTCTATGCCATGCCATATACATCTAAAGTGTattttctgaattttttttccacaattGAAATCTATGACTTAAAAACGTATTGTAAACACAAAACCACAACAAGACAAACTTTTTGAGTTCAAGTtctggatgtgctgtggtcgtgatttttaagtggtggatagctcttgtaGCAGGAATGTAACTGGTTGATTGATCGATATCTTGACTAATATGGCaaataatgataagtttattgcaagttcttgcccgtaggctaattgcaagtacatgtaacatgaaaggacggaaagacaatatataacaatacagcatgtgacttttctagtctaaatacttacactaaattctatcttattttggtttgacttctttttccgagacaatgAAAGACGAgtatcccactttttctataatgtgtgggttttgtgatgttaagaggagagtagttttctttttgtctgttaacaaGGAGAGATTTGGATGGAATTTAGTGGCCTCTGGAAACAGCGCCTTTGTGAGTACGACATGTCGACTGCTTCAGAAGAGTAGAGACTGGCATGTCAGCTCTGCATCAGCCTTCCCGACCTCCTTTGCGGGCACGGCGATCAGATTGTAGTTCGACATTTCCTTTTGAAAGACCTACATGGAGACATCAGAAATCACTGTGATATTGTGTATCatttgcatacacgtctctagtcgACCAAACATTGAATATACTGCAACAGTGCcagcgaagctggtgtgttacgcctaatggtggttataccggctatatagatatagatacagatattgaTAATGggttattggtcagaaattacccgtgcaatggcagccagtgctgaattgctgcagggtttacaatcacataatatacaacagatacatatttgctccacacttgcactttgtgaaactgtcgcaagggtctgggcggctgccattcggcgccaccaggtgacctcaatacgaccttccccaaccgaagtcaggtacccattcacacctgggtggagtgaagaaagtcatgtaaagtgcctttcctaagggcacaccatcggggcatagcagtggtttcaaacccgggacctctcggcgctgggtgaaacaccctaccgttgcgccacacgatgcctaTTAGACTGTTAAAGTCTTAAAGTCTGATATCCAAGCAAATTATAGCTGCGGAGTCTCTTCGTGCTCTTCTACAAATAGCGTTTTGATACAAACTACCTCCAGTTTGtcgcaaatatgtatctgttgtgtattatgtgattgtaaaccctgcatcaattcagcactgactgtactgccattgcacgggtaatttctgaccaataaactattattattacCTATAACTGTTGCAGAGACGAAGCTTTGTAGTACAAAACATTTTCCACgattctgtgtttttgtttgtatatgtattagatcacagtacaatgtatagtatTAACTCTCCTAATGCCGGCAAGTAGTCTGtccaagctggtgtgttacgccggatggcggttataccggctatatagatacagatacagatagtcgGACCGCCCTATTAAAAAcaacaatgtatattttgtatgaagTTGAATACAGTCTGTGTCCGGAGACAGGGTGAATAATAAAAGTAATAAAAACaagaactatgcggctccagatgtcttactgagggacgactgcggtgtaaAAGATGTCGTTTAGCTGAAGAATGGGTCCTCTCGACTTAAGGTTGAACAAAGCTGTTGCTCTTTTAAAAAAACTTACCTCGTAGCTTTTCGGCCTGGTCTGTTTTATGCAGTGTAAGATGGTGCCGTTGACGTACACACAGTTGTTGGCAAATTGGTCCGGCAGCCATAGCGGCTTGTACTTCTGGTGAGCAACCTCACTAATGTACTGGAGAAAGGATGGCAAACGGTGACTCACATTCATTTCTTACTTCATTcctccaaccaaccaaccaaccaaccaaccaaccaaccaaccaaccaaccaaccaaccaaccaaccaaccaaccaaccaaccaaccagccaacctaCCAGCCaggccagccagccagccagccagccagccagccagccagccagccagccagccagccagccaatcaaccaaccaacctacctacctacctacctaccaaccagccagccagccagccagccagccagccagccagccagccagccagccaaccagtcagccagccagccagccagccagccagcccaccaacccaccaacccaccaaccaaccaaccaaccaaccaaccaaccaaccaaccaaccaaccagccagccagccagccagccagtcagccagccagccagccagccaaccagtcagccagccagccagccagccagccagccagccagccagccagccaaccagccaaccatccaccaaccaaccaaccaaccaaccaaccaaccaaccaaccaacctaccagccagccagccagccagccagccaaccagtcagccagccagccagccagccagccagccagccagccaaccaaccaaccaaccatcaaccaaccaaccaaccaaccaaccaaccaaccagccagccagccagccagccagccagccaaccagtcAGCCAGCCAGTCAGCCAATCAACCAAAACCAaccatcaaccaaccaaccaaacaaccaaataAACATACATTCCAGGTAGAAATGCCGTCGTCCCCGTCGAACACGGCTATGACCCCGGGCGCGGCGTACCCGCAGGTCCCCAGCAGGTGCGGCTCCGGCGGGGTGATCTTGATCTGGTGGCACGGGAAGTCCGGGAACGTCTCCTGCAGGACCTGGAACCCCTCCGTGTTGGACCTGACGGAGTCGCCGCAGAAAATCTCCTTTCCTGTCAAGTTTAACCAGAGAATGGGGtttaagttattgttattatcattattgttagtGTTACGATTATTATTGTTACGTTTTGATTTGTtgaaattctgttgtttttaccCGGACTGGGATCACAAAGGAAATCCTGTTTCCCTCTGTCCGTTTACACCACgatgtaataaagctgaaatgaataaataaataaataaataagttagAATTATATTCACTGACTCTATCAAAACTTAATACTTTATATTTCATACTTTTATTTGACCGCAGAAATTGTTCTTACCTGTGCATTTGAACAAAGAAAGGGAGTTAAAGTGAGAAAGAAACGAAGAAGTAAGTACTTAACAATCCCTCAGAGTCGGACCCTGATTAGGGCGCTATGTTGTCTACAGATGTGGATCGCCTCCCTCACATCCCTTGCAAGTTTGAGTTCTTCCCGTTATATGCAGGGTTGAGACAGTGACATCACCTGTCCCTCTCACACATCCCTTGTAAAGGTTAGTTAAAGTACTTTTCGCACTAGATAGTGCATAGGACAGTGCAAATACGCTACTGTGCAGCACGTGGTGACGTTTATCTCCCCCCCGTACGTACCCGTGAACATGACGTCACCTCCCTCGAGAGTGGCGGTCTCGCTTTCCACCACGTGGACCTTCAGCCCCAGGTTCCGCATCGTCTCCTCGATGGCCGGCCtctggaaacaacaaaaatatcggaggtttttttcacaaccaggtaatctcacctgctgacgtttaggtgtctgtcagacaccttcttcagagcttctgactggagtactgcttctcgccgctataagtagccgatgtaggtggcgcttttgcggcgataACAGAAATATCATAAAGTTGCGAAATCAGGCTTGTATGCAGGCCTAGTGGTATGGATATTACAGGGcaccattcatttattcatccatccatctccattcattcattcattcattcaatcattcgtTCATCTATAGAGTAAACGAAAGTCCATTTATTAAAGAGCAACGGTGAAgatatctatcaatcaatcgacCCATTCATAAATGTGCATGAATTGAGACTGAAGAGATGCATACCTCTTTTCTCCTAGACTCGTAGGCAGGCCTGGTGATGAGGGCGGTGTCGCCGATCACCACACAGCAGTCCTCCACGAAGGGACAGTCCGGACACGAGTCGTCTGCAGGGATGACTGTCACCTCCAGACCCAAGTCCTTCAGAACCTGCAGTAACAGGACACTcgtttgtatatgtatgtatatggtTTGATATTACACATGCTATATTATATTCTGATGAAgatttttgaataaaaggtcgaaaccggtaaataTATTATATTCTGATGAAGATTTTttaataaaaggtcgaaaccggtaaatcgttgttgTCTCAGTCGTCCTCCTTCTGACACCCGACCgactatatatgtacatatatgtttgGTGTTAACAAATTCAAACCACACATACACGTCTTTGTCTGTGTGtggtgtgtatgcgtgtgtgtctgcatgtgtgtgtgtgtgtgtgtttgtgtacctcCACTACATTACATATGTTGTATGTTTAATTGTTCTTATGCACGAGGTCACGACCTATGTATGCTTCCTCGCAGCTTGCGCATGGGATCTAAGGTAATAAATATGTTAataaggttaagacaatttatgacgtcatgacgtagtcttcaaaagaagattgaTTAACATGTCTATTCAGAGTTTGGgtgtaaaacctggttttctagtcctatcattagtcactgacgaaaaacagctgtctgaaacgtctgactgtttcaaaagtttatccagttgcttgagtaaatatttttggtgtGCCAAACATTTGCTTTGATTTCATTACCGACCTGTACGTAGTTCTCCCACTCCTGGCGACATTTCTCCACGTCGATTTTCTGTTTCGAGTCATCGAGCCGCAGACCCTGGTCGATGGTGTTCGGGATCTCCCGAACCACGGCGCGTTTGAACTCGGGAAAGTCGAAAATGTTGTCCATTTTGAGTGTCCTTCTTTTTGTGTGATGAAATAGTGTCGCTGCGCTGTCTACAGTTGTCTACAACAGACTGGTCGGACCAGATGTGCTCTTGCGCATGTGCACAACATCGTGTTTAGACAACTAAGATTGTTGAATGAGGACAATTATGCAAGCATATCGTAGCTTTATTGATAGAACAAAAGGTGCAAAAAGTACATCGAACAGTCAAATAAAATTCATAgataacaaaatagaaagacaAAATAAACCTTAAACTTCTGCTTGCTAGCTTATTACACAATATGACAGTAACATACGTAaatctgaaatattttgatacAATTAGGCGGGACCATTCGTGGATTTCAGTGTGTTTTCTGATATCAAAGCAATCTTTTATGATGTATATTTGCAATGTATATACAGGGTATAAATTGTgctcttgtcacgtgataatcaacatcaattCACgagacaagagaactccaagacgagatctgactgtaATACCGGGTTGAcaaagagacagagagttcgtcttgaaagctccccagagcaatctttttatgttgtgtgtaatgattaaatgtttgttaAAAGTAAATCGTGCTTTGTTTGCAACGTTAAGTTTTTGACGATTTCTATGTTGACTTTAATGGAAGTGATGATACTGGCCGCATGAACAACATTAAAGCTTTAATGTTGATGACGACGAGGTTTGGTTGAGCAATGTTTGGCACAAGTTTTTCTTACCAGCCGTACACAATACGTCATTAGTTAAGGTAAGCATTAAGTATACTGCGTGCATTCGTAACTCTGCATATAGCCTACGCATGTTCAAAGATCAGCGACAGCTAAAACACATGACGCTTGTCAAGAGCCCTAGGGTCACTCCAGGTCAAAATGACAAACGAAAGATTGGATGTTGCACAGTTTAGTGTAAATCAACTGCagtcatttttgttgacaattttCGCATTCCACACATACAGTCGTATTTCAAAAGTATTACTTTAGAGTCATTGTAATACGGAAAGATCTCAGTCACTCATTGTAATCAATACCGACTAAATCCACGAACGAGAGTTCCACTAGGGCACGTGAGTTTTAGGAATTTCAAAGTTAATGTTTAGCTTCAATGGTTCAATGTGCAAAATTAGATAGCTTGCTTCTATAGTGCGCGCTCTTGAGGCGCGTTGAACAGTAACGTTTTACAACCTGCTTTGCCCATCCTGAACTAAATACAAAAGTAATATTCGATAGCCGAAGTATCAATTATCCTGGAGACAAACATATTAAGTATTTTGGGTTGATCTTAGATTATTTTGCAGGAACTACTTCTCACCTTAAGATATTTGCTTTCCGGTGCGGATGTATATGAAAGGCAAGGCGATGTACACATTACATCGGATATCTGTGCGCACGTCAGCGGCAGAGAAGATTTGTGCAAACGTAATTAAAGTTTTGGTCAGGTGTTTCCGGTAGTCCTTAACAAAGCACTTTGCTATATTGTTTCTTGATTCATTATTAAGAAGACGTAGTCAGTCCACCAAAAGGATTTCGATGGTGTGAAGTTCCCGAGACGGTACCAATTTCCCGGACGACGACCGTAGTTAGACGGTAAGTTATTTTTGTATTCTCTATCTTACAATGAAAGTGTCTATGTACAAAGAAAGATACTTCAATGAGCTTCAATAAGCCAATGCTTGGAAAGTGGGGTAATCCACCGGAGTGAGACAATACTGATGCCGCGAGCGCTACCTTACTGTTTGGGATTGCAGGGGGGAGGGCTGACATTTGTTTAAATACTACGAATGCCTCatcaataaaataaaaataaacttgacacaaatatacatgtatgattcacCGGCACTAAATATAAGTACAATCCTCTCTGTCATTTCAGGTCCATAAATTTATCTGCTGCAATGCCATTCAGACATCTTTTGTCATTTCGTCTTAAAAATAAAGCAAATCCGCCTCATCACTGTAACACTTATAATCATTGTCAAACAGTATCAATTAAGGACTAACATCGTCAATATATTCGGCACAAGTGTCACTAATCTAAACAAATGAGTAGAAATACGTACAAGGGTTATCAGTTTGGGTTGCTGTCAAGTGATGGTAATCCTTAATACACAGCCTACTGTGAGGTCGTTAACCTTGTCAAGAGCCCTAAGGTCACACCATGTACACATGACAAACAAAAGAAGGAACCTTTCAGTGTCAACCCGTGACTTGTTTTTCGGGGATACAGTGTTGACAGTTTTCCACACCAAAGAATACTAAGTATGTGGCGTCGCCTTTTGAAAACACTACACAATAGCCTAACACAGTTCAACATGAGCAAACCTGAGAAACGCGTTTCATATATGGGCATTACTATTGTCACTGCATTCTGTCGACCTTTCTGTCGTCACACCAGCGCCCCCTGGGGTTGATAGTAGTGGGCCCACCTTCTGAAGGCCGAGCAAGCCCTTAGGCGAATAATTCGTGAGCCCATCTTAAACGTTTAACTCTCTTTATTTCATCTCCAAGCTGTGTGCAGGTGAAGAAAAGGCGTCTTTTCAGATGGTCTGTTAATTGCGACATAAGAGTATTCTATTACTGGTTTTGTCTCTGATCAAGTTATATGCGGCATCTGATTAAAAAGGAAGATACCAGCTAAAGGAACGTCTAGTTCCTTTCCCGAACATGTGCTAGTTGTTTCTTTATATTTTCTAAAGGCATGAAAAGCGAAAATCGTTGCATAAAACACGTAAAATCCTACAGGTGATTACTGTGGACAATGGGCAGAAATTGAATCCTGGTCTAAACAACGTGCCTTTGTGGTACTTAGTCTTAAGGTGGTCTTAGCTTAAGGTTCCGACCACGTATTTTGTCTATCCTGAACACTCTGCTCAATTACTGAAAAGGAAAAATTATCGTAAAGCCCTTCTCACGAATAACTTCAGTTCCTGGGCTGTTTTTAAACTATATCATAGGAACTACTTATTACCTTATACTGTTTACCATACGGCGCGGATGTATATCAGTGACGGTGAAACTTGCACATACCTGGCGAGGTGGGGGGGTCAGCGTCTTACTTGCACACGTCTCAATTACGTGTGCCTATTATGAGGGCTAACAGGTAGTCCATGGAGAAACAGAAAGGATAAAGTTTTCCCTAATCGTTTGCTGAGAACCTTTCTATGCCTGTGGTTTCTTGATTCGCCAATTTGATATAAGGGGCCATACCGATTCCACCGAAAGGATCCCGGAAGTGTTTCGTCCGGACACAGAAGGTAACGATTTGACAAGCCCATGGCAACAAGTTTTGCACTGTAACAATTCTTCTGACGCTTCTGAAGAACAAAGTTTGTGAGAAAATGGCTCGAATATTTTGTGACCAAGTTAAGGTCAGTATGTCCCAATATCGTTTTATGACAGGTGTGTGAAGATAGCGCTGCCTGAATATCTCTTGAGTTAACACTGCCCGCGTGCTGAATAGGGCACTAAGCAAACATATCACACTGCACCTAATGTTTGCCACGTCTATGGCATGAACGTCGGTGTGTTATCACCGGTTTAACCCTTAGTCTGGGTGACACGAAGTCTTGCTGTTTGAGGCCGCAACAGTCCGCTTGGCCTGGAGGCTCAGACGATCACTCAGACGACCGCTAGGGGCGCGGTTGGATCATACTAGTAGTTTTTCAGCATGTGGGCAAAATTGCCATGGCTTAACTTCTCAAATGGCCTTTGCTAGTGAATATGAAATGATATGCACACCGTTATCTGTTCATTTTAGGTTGGCCGATGCGCCCAAGACGATAAAGAAGACTTGATTGCAAAGAGAACGCTGCATGCACTTGCCAACAAAGTTGGAACGTGTATGGACTGGTCGGGATGGCGACCAAACGAGGTTGGTAACGTCTGcgatattttgtatttcaagtcTTCTTATGAGAAAGTGTTACAAACAATGTATAAACAAGCTATCAACAAAAACAGTTTGGACGGTCAAAAGCGATGCGGCAATCCAATGTCCTTTACCGTTCTGGTCATGCGGGAAGgtgatatatttgtatattgagTGGCACCTTGAAATTTACTTTATTGGACAAGACCTTACTCAGAGGTGTGAATCTTTGGCTCAATATGTTGGAAACATCTAAATTTTTGACTGACTCCTGGAGATAACCAACTTGTTGTTAAGACCCTGACATATCGAATTAATATCTGTGATATTGATAACCTAAATATAACGTAATGGGCATTTCAAAAATAGTACTACTGGACCGAAATCCCTCTGCTTTATACTCAACAATGCAACTGTAAATCTGTTTTTCACCAGGTGCAAATGACAGTTCACCAGAGGCGGAGACTGCCCACGGGGCCGGGGGCAAAGGAATGAAGGGTGAGTAGTACTATAGGGTAAAAAAGGGCGCAGCAAATCGGCCCTAAATCATTACTTAAGTTTGCACATTCTCTGTatcaactaatctccaagcagatctatcagtttcaatgaccgtatcaaactggcaaaaggagttttattgCAATCGGTTGCCAGTTAGATACGGTcattgcaaccgttagatctgctggAAGATTACGTGTCAACCGGAATGATACACATCTGGCATTTCCCTGACTTAACATACACATTAAGCTCTGttagggggtgggggtggtatGATGCCACTGTACCCCTCTTGCCCCGAACCATCATTTATGTTTGACTGCTACATAAACGTTTATCATAAGAAATTATTTGCACTTTGCAAGTCTCAATTAGGTAACTTGTTATCAAACTTTAGTTTTAATGTGTCAAACGTAAATGGTATATGCATGGAAAAAGACTGTCCCAATTGACAATTTATCATCATGATGCAATGTATCTTTATGTATTTGTAGGTGTTGATCCTGGTGATCGTGGCAAAGTCATGGACAACTTCATCATTGACAATTATGTGAACTTAACAAGGAGACTAGAGGTGGGAAAAGTACTTCCTTACCTTATTCAATGGCGCATCTTATCATTTGATGAGGAGGAAAGAATCCAAAGCAAGAAAACGGAAACAGCCAAGGTAGGAGATCTTTTAGCCACACTAAGCCGAAACGGAAAATGCACGCCTGAACAACTAATAAGCATTCTACATGAGACACATCAGACCACTCTCATTGATAGCCTCACGTCTGTGGATAGACAGAGGTGGGCTTTATCTCATGTTGAATCAATCGCTTTAAATGTCCTCCCTGCCAAGCTGCAACTGGAGTTTGTCCAAAAGGCAAAGAACAAGCTTTTGCGCAAGGCTGACAAGCTTTTCGACCATAGAACACTCAAAGACAAGAGACGCAGAAAGAAGGCAAGGAGACACTTCAAAAGATACAAAGCGATAATTGAATCAATCATACCTGAGGGGTGTTTTGTCGTGAACTTGACGTTCCTTCAGCCATGTGACGTTGATGATTTTTACCACGACCACTTCCGTGTGGGTCAGGGCAGTCTGTCTGCCGCCCTGTCAGACCTGCTGATCACAGATGAGATGCGCGCTGTGGTTGGTGGGGAGGAACTGATGGTGAGGGTGGAGGTCAAGTATGATGACTACACCAGGGTCAGGAGACGACTGTGTACCACAGGTATGGACAATCATAATTGCCTTAATATGTCATAATGAAAATCGCCTAATCGTTTGTTGTTAGTGTGTCACTTACCTTGTCTATTCTCAAAAGGCAGCTTGAATTTGACATGCCATTCCCATACAGTGATGTCATTTgacttttgtatgtttctttaaTCTTTCATTGATTCTTTTGACATGTTGTCTATTTGAAATATCCGTCATCACATGCATTGGAAGATGAATGAAACCATGCATTCGTACAAAAGCCGCCACCG belongs to Branchiostoma lanceolatum isolate klBraLanc5 chromosome 15, klBraLanc5.hap2, whole genome shotgun sequence and includes:
- the LOC136420434 gene encoding N(G),N(G)-dimethylarginine dimethylaminohydrolase 1-like: MDNIFDFPEFKRAVVREIPNTIDQGLRLDDSKQKIDVEKCRQEWENYVQVLKDLGLEVTVIPADDSCPDCPFVEDCCVVIGDTALITRPAYESRRKERPAIEETMRNLGLKVHVVESETATLEGGDVMFTGKEIFCGDSVRSNTEGFQVLQETFPDFPCHQIKITPPEPHLLGTCGYAAPGVIAVFDGDDGISTWNYISEVAHQKYKPLWLPDQFANNCVYVNGTILHCIKQTRPKSYEVFQKEMSNYNLIAVPAKEVGKADAELTCQSLLF